The Geotalea uraniireducens Rf4 genome window below encodes:
- a CDS encoding proline--tRNA ligase yields the protein MRYSQYFIPTVKETPSDAEVISHQLMLRAGMIRKLAAGVYNYLPLGLRSIRKVENIVREEMNRAGAIELLMPTVQPAELWQESGRWEQYGKELLRFKDRKDTEFCMGPTHEEVITDLVRREVKSYRQLPINLYQIQGKFRDEIRPRFGLMRGREFIMKDAYSFDVNEKAADISYDKMYQAYRRIFERCGLRFRAVEADTGSIGGSYSHEFMVLAESGEDAIVSCTACDYAANVEKAEARQSGAADHAEPRTLEKVATPDKKSIEEVAGFLDVHASSLVKTLVLLADNEPVVALLRGDHELNEIKLKNLLGCDLLEMAGDDVVMKVTGAPTGFAGPVGLGVKIIADLAVQGMKNFVTGANAKDLHLKNVNLERDFTVSSFADIRNVVLGDPCPRCDSGTLEMWRGIEVGHVFKLGTKYSKAMKATYLDADGKEQIIFMGCYGIGIGRTVAACIEQNHDDNGIIFPLPIAPFHCIISALNMKEEPVRDSSEAIYAQLAAAGVEVLLDDRDERPGFKFKDADLIGIPLRIVVGSKNLADGKVELKNRKTGDVELLSIADAVEKVKAAVGEALKQ from the coding sequence ATGCGTTATTCTCAATATTTTATACCAACAGTCAAGGAAACCCCCTCCGATGCGGAGGTTATATCGCACCAGCTGATGCTGCGGGCGGGGATGATTCGCAAGCTGGCGGCGGGCGTTTATAACTATCTGCCGCTCGGGCTTCGCTCCATCCGCAAGGTGGAGAACATCGTCCGCGAGGAGATGAACCGTGCCGGCGCCATCGAGTTGCTGATGCCGACCGTGCAGCCTGCCGAACTCTGGCAGGAGTCCGGTCGTTGGGAGCAGTACGGCAAGGAACTGCTCCGCTTCAAGGATCGCAAGGATACCGAATTTTGCATGGGACCGACCCATGAAGAGGTCATCACGGACCTTGTGCGCCGCGAGGTGAAGAGCTACCGCCAGTTGCCGATAAACCTCTACCAGATCCAGGGGAAGTTTCGTGATGAGATCCGCCCCCGCTTCGGCCTCATGCGCGGCCGGGAATTCATCATGAAAGACGCCTATTCTTTCGACGTGAATGAAAAGGCAGCGGATATCTCCTACGATAAGATGTACCAGGCCTACCGCCGCATATTCGAGCGCTGCGGCCTCCGGTTCCGTGCGGTGGAGGCGGATACCGGCAGCATCGGCGGCTCCTATTCCCACGAATTCATGGTCCTTGCCGAGTCGGGCGAGGACGCCATAGTTTCCTGCACCGCCTGCGATTATGCGGCCAACGTGGAAAAGGCCGAGGCCAGGCAGTCGGGGGCTGCGGACCATGCCGAACCGCGTACGCTGGAAAAGGTTGCGACGCCGGACAAAAAGAGTATCGAAGAGGTCGCGGGTTTCCTCGATGTCCACGCATCGTCACTGGTGAAGACCCTGGTGCTGCTGGCGGATAATGAGCCGGTAGTGGCCCTGCTGCGGGGCGACCACGAGCTGAATGAAATCAAGCTGAAAAATCTGCTCGGCTGCGATCTGCTCGAGATGGCCGGAGACGATGTGGTGATGAAGGTGACCGGCGCTCCGACGGGCTTTGCCGGGCCGGTCGGTCTTGGCGTCAAGATCATTGCCGACCTGGCAGTGCAGGGAATGAAGAACTTTGTTACCGGCGCAAACGCCAAGGACCTGCACCTGAAGAACGTCAATCTTGAGCGGGATTTTACGGTAAGCTCGTTCGCCGACATTCGCAATGTCGTCCTCGGCGACCCTTGCCCGCGCTGCGACAGCGGCACGCTGGAAATGTGGCGCGGCATCGAGGTCGGCCATGTTTTCAAGCTCGGCACCAAGTATTCCAAGGCGATGAAGGCAACCTACCTGGATGCTGACGGCAAGGAGCAGATCATCTTCATGGGGTGTTACGGCATCGGCATCGGCCGCACCGTCGCCGCCTGCATCGAGCAGAATCATGACGATAACGGCATCATCTTCCCGCTCCCCATTGCCCCGTTTCACTGCATCATATCCGCCCTGAACATGAAGGAAGAGCCGGTCAGGGATAGTTCCGAGGCGATCTATGCGCAACTCGCCGCTGCCGGGGTCGAAGTGCTCTTGGACGACCGGGACGAGCGCCCCGGCTTCAAATTCAAGGATGCCGATCTTATCGGCATTCCCCTTCGCATCGTGGTGGGGAGCAAGAACCTGGCAGACGGCAAGGTTGAACTGAAGAACCGCAAAACCGGCGATGTTGAGTTGTTGTCCATTGCCGATGCTGTGGAGAAGGTTAAGGCAGCGGTTGGTGAAGCATTAAAACAGTAA
- a CDS encoding endonuclease III domain-containing protein, which produces MKDGEIRDAMAILAEAVKKWRTPAVTIVSQREGDPFKVLVSCILSLRTQDKTTAAASERLFALAGTPSDLGTLPTETIEKAIYPVGFYRVKAAQIKDISRLIQEKYAGRVPDEIDELLTFKGVGRKTANLVVTLGYGKPGICVDTHVHRICNRWGYVQTKTPEQTEFALRGKLPRDYWLVINDLLVTFGQNQCLPVSPLCSTCPLAKMCDRVGVKKSR; this is translated from the coding sequence GTGAAAGATGGTGAAATCCGCGATGCCATGGCGATTCTGGCAGAAGCGGTAAAAAAATGGCGCACACCGGCCGTGACCATCGTTTCTCAACGGGAGGGGGACCCCTTCAAGGTATTGGTATCCTGCATCCTCTCTTTGCGTACCCAGGATAAGACCACGGCTGCGGCCTCCGAGCGTCTTTTCGCCCTGGCCGGCACCCCGTCCGACCTTGGCACACTGCCGACTGAAACCATCGAAAAGGCCATATACCCGGTCGGATTCTATCGCGTCAAGGCTGCGCAGATTAAGGATATAAGCAGGCTTATCCAGGAGAAATACGCGGGGAGGGTTCCGGATGAAATCGATGAGCTGCTGACCTTCAAAGGGGTGGGGAGAAAGACCGCCAATCTTGTGGTCACCCTCGGTTACGGCAAGCCCGGCATCTGCGTCGATACCCATGTGCATCGTATCTGCAATCGCTGGGGGTACGTGCAGACAAAGACTCCCGAGCAGACGGAATTTGCCCTGCGCGGCAAACTGCCCCGTGACTATTGGCTCGTTATTAACGATCTGCTTGTGACATTCGGCCAGAACCAGTGCTTACCCGTTTCACCACTCTGCTCGACTTGTCCGCTCGCTAAAATGTGCGACCGGGTCGGAGTAAAAAAATCACGCTGA
- the rlmD gene encoding 23S rRNA (uracil(1939)-C(5))-methyltransferase RlmD, with translation MKNKSEKPKTLKSESDKLKIGQLLDLTINSLNEDGFGAASYEGTPILVAGSLPGEIIRAKVTYVGRRETFARMIKLVQRSPDRLPTAPCAKGLSCDGCPLIQMNYPAQLTWKKQLVGKFVRRYKTLEKAVLHDVIESPQQLNYRNSAKLVITGKFAEPIIGIYRRNSHDVLDIGDCPLHHPLINKIITAVKAGIKKGKVPIYNPKSEMGLLRYLVIRVSETANRAMVVFVTSERSYNEIHHLAKHLQAAVPEVTVIDQNINGSSGNVIFGQKDHFVTKEHVLPAAIGGTRFHISPRSFFQVNSGAARIIYEKVREWGALTGKERVLDLYCGIGGISLFLAGKAREVLGIEVVEAAVADAEMNAQLNNIRNCRFKAGDVARLLGELREEGEKVDLVILNPPRKGCDEQVLRETAAIGPQKIIYVSCSPQTLSHDLDILAALGYRTTEIQPVDMFPQTPHVEDVALLVKMKS, from the coding sequence ATGAAAAATAAATCCGAAAAACCGAAAACGTTAAAATCCGAAAGCGACAAGCTGAAAATCGGCCAGTTGCTCGATCTCACCATCAACTCTCTCAATGAAGACGGATTCGGCGCTGCCTCCTACGAAGGAACCCCGATTCTGGTCGCCGGGTCGCTTCCGGGAGAAATCATTCGGGCAAAAGTAACCTACGTCGGCCGCCGGGAAACGTTTGCCAGGATGATCAAACTCGTGCAACGCTCTCCTGACCGTTTGCCAACCGCCCCCTGCGCTAAAGGATTATCGTGCGACGGCTGTCCACTCATCCAGATGAATTATCCCGCTCAACTGACCTGGAAAAAACAGCTGGTTGGAAAATTTGTCCGACGCTACAAAACGCTGGAGAAAGCGGTACTGCATGATGTCATCGAATCGCCGCAGCAACTTAATTATCGCAATTCGGCAAAGTTGGTGATAACGGGCAAATTTGCCGAACCCATCATCGGCATCTATCGCAGGAATTCCCACGATGTGCTCGATATCGGCGACTGCCCCCTCCATCACCCGCTGATCAACAAGATCATTACGGCTGTCAAGGCTGGCATAAAAAAGGGGAAGGTTCCCATTTACAACCCCAAAAGCGAAATGGGGCTGTTGCGATACCTGGTGATCCGTGTTTCCGAAACCGCAAATCGAGCGATGGTCGTATTCGTAACCTCAGAGCGCAGCTACAACGAAATCCATCACCTGGCAAAACATCTCCAGGCCGCAGTACCCGAAGTTACCGTCATTGATCAGAACATCAACGGTTCATCGGGCAATGTCATATTCGGCCAGAAAGACCACTTTGTCACAAAGGAGCATGTCCTGCCGGCCGCAATTGGCGGGACGCGGTTCCACATCTCTCCCCGCTCATTTTTCCAGGTGAACAGCGGCGCTGCGCGAATCATTTATGAAAAGGTGCGTGAATGGGGGGCTTTGACCGGCAAGGAACGGGTACTGGACCTCTACTGCGGCATCGGCGGCATATCCCTCTTCCTTGCAGGAAAGGCACGGGAGGTGCTGGGAATCGAAGTGGTGGAAGCAGCAGTGGCCGACGCGGAGATGAACGCCCAGTTGAACAACATCCGCAACTGTCGCTTTAAAGCAGGGGATGTGGCGAGACTTCTGGGAGAATTGCGTGAGGAAGGCGAAAAAGTCGATCTTGTCATTTTGAACCCGCCGCGCAAGGGGTGTGACGAACAGGTGCTGCGTGAAACCGCTGCAATCGGTCCGCAAAAGATCATCTATGTATCCTGTTCCCCGCAGACCCTGAGCCACGATCTCGATATCCTCGCCGCCCTCGGTTACCGGACTACGGAGATCCAGCCGGTGGACATGTTTCCCCAGACGCCGCACGTGGAGGATGTGGCTTTGCTGGTGAAAATGAAGTCGTAA
- a CDS encoding IS4-like element ISGur1 family transposase: MQQIVAGFASVENRIHSFFHNQNLGQLLRQSNVRKEKGVSLDTLFQLLLSLAFTGKNLFRLLESPDSPDGIGKDTAYRLLNSVNANWRRFLLLLSTRVIVQRLLPLTDETTTKVLIADDTLYRRDRSKRVELLARVHDHNTGRYVRGFRMLTLGWSDGNSFVPMMLSMLSSAKDKNRLAPMREGIDKRTNGYQRRRESMRKSTDVLVDMVALAMKAGTTARHLLFDSWFAFPATIRRIRALGMHTICMLKDTGKVTYEVQGWPFTLKELFKEVRKRPGRAKVLAEVLVTIGQDIHGKPVAAKIVFVRDRSSKKWLALLSTDTTLTAEEIITLYGRRWDIEVFFKMAKSFLNLAKEFQSRSFDALVAHATLVCCRYILLELVKRENADPRTLGSLFHALCDEIRRIGFTEAMALLLTFLEESLNSIIGLCKEQVQQLIQRFIETLPRAFRERMLLLAPVCS, encoded by the coding sequence ATGCAGCAGATTGTAGCAGGATTTGCATCCGTAGAAAACCGGATTCATTCGTTCTTTCACAATCAGAACCTCGGCCAGTTACTTCGGCAAAGCAATGTCAGGAAGGAAAAGGGCGTTAGCCTCGACACCTTGTTCCAGCTTTTGCTTTCCCTTGCCTTTACCGGAAAAAATCTGTTCCGTCTCCTGGAGAGTCCAGATTCACCGGATGGTATCGGTAAAGACACTGCGTATCGGCTGTTGAACTCGGTCAATGCCAACTGGCGCCGTTTTCTGTTGCTGCTCAGCACGCGGGTCATTGTCCAAAGGCTTCTCCCGCTGACCGATGAGACGACCACCAAGGTGCTGATCGCTGACGACACTCTGTATCGTCGCGACCGCAGCAAGCGGGTCGAACTGCTGGCACGGGTGCATGACCACAACACCGGTCGTTACGTGCGTGGCTTCAGGATGCTCACCCTGGGGTGGTCCGATGGGAACAGCTTTGTACCCATGATGCTGTCGATGCTCAGCTCTGCCAAGGATAAGAACCGCCTTGCCCCAATGCGTGAGGGCATCGATAAGCGCACCAACGGATATCAGCGCCGCCGGGAGAGCATGAGGAAATCCACCGACGTACTGGTGGACATGGTTGCCTTGGCAATGAAGGCAGGAACCACTGCCCGGCACCTGCTCTTTGACAGCTGGTTTGCTTTCCCCGCCACCATCAGGCGGATCCGCGCCCTGGGGATGCATACCATCTGCATGCTCAAGGATACGGGTAAGGTCACCTACGAGGTGCAGGGGTGGCCGTTCACCCTGAAAGAACTATTCAAAGAGGTCCGCAAGCGACCCGGTCGAGCCAAAGTGTTGGCAGAGGTGCTGGTGACCATAGGTCAAGACATTCACGGTAAACCGGTGGCAGCAAAGATCGTGTTCGTCCGCGACCGCAGTTCGAAGAAATGGCTGGCGCTCCTTTCCACCGATACGACCTTGACCGCCGAGGAGATCATCACGCTCTACGGCCGTCGCTGGGACATCGAGGTGTTCTTCAAAATGGCCAAGTCGTTTCTGAATCTGGCAAAGGAGTTCCAGAGTCGTTCCTTCGATGCTCTGGTCGCCCACGCCACACTGGTCTGCTGCCGCTACATTCTGCTTGAGCTGGTGAAACGGGAAAATGCTGATCCTCGAACTCTTGGCAGCCTGTTTCACGCTCTATGCGATGAAATAAGACGAATTGGCTTCACAGAAGCAATGGCACTGTTGCTCACATTTCTGGAAGAATCACTCAACAGCATTATTGGATTGTGCAAAGAGCAGGTGCAACAACTGATACAACGCTTTATAGAAACACTACCAAGAGCTTTCAGGGAGCGAATGCTACTTTTGGCCCCGGTATGCAGCTAA
- the ispG gene encoding flavodoxin-dependent (E)-4-hydroxy-3-methylbut-2-enyl-diphosphate synthase, with translation MKKATRQIQIGNVKIGGGAPCSVQSMCSTDTRDVSATLAQIGRLAEAGCELVRCAVLDMDAAEALGKIKAQSPMPVIADIHFDYKLALKVLSGGIDGLRLNPGNIGERWKVAEVVQAAAERRVPIRIGVNAGSLEKELLQKYGHPTAEAMVESALGHVRILEELGYDQIKISLKASDVMKTVSAYRLLSDAVDYPLHIGITEAGTIFSGTIKSSVGLGILLADGIGDTMRVSLTGDPVDEVRVGFEILKALGIRQRGINFVSCPTCGRCQINLIHVAEEVEKRLRGIDKPLTVAVMGCVVNGPGEAREADVGIAGGKGEGLLFRHGEIVRKVPENELADALVAEVLEAVKGE, from the coding sequence ATGAAAAAAGCAACCAGACAGATCCAGATAGGTAATGTAAAGATAGGCGGCGGGGCGCCCTGCTCCGTGCAATCCATGTGCAGCACCGATACCCGTGACGTGTCCGCAACCCTGGCGCAGATCGGGAGACTTGCCGAAGCGGGCTGCGAGTTGGTCCGTTGCGCTGTACTGGATATGGATGCGGCCGAAGCGCTCGGCAAGATCAAGGCGCAAAGCCCGATGCCGGTTATTGCCGATATCCATTTCGACTATAAGCTGGCACTCAAGGTGCTGTCAGGGGGCATCGACGGTCTCAGGCTCAACCCGGGCAACATCGGCGAGCGTTGGAAGGTGGCCGAGGTGGTACAGGCTGCTGCCGAACGGCGGGTGCCGATCCGCATCGGTGTCAATGCCGGCTCTCTGGAGAAGGAGCTCTTGCAGAAGTACGGCCATCCCACGGCCGAGGCGATGGTGGAATCTGCGCTGGGTCATGTGCGCATCCTTGAGGAGCTTGGCTACGACCAGATTAAAATATCGCTCAAGGCTTCCGACGTGATGAAGACGGTGTCGGCTTACCGGCTTCTTTCCGACGCGGTTGATTATCCCCTCCATATCGGCATTACCGAGGCCGGGACGATCTTTTCAGGGACCATCAAGTCTTCGGTGGGACTCGGCATCCTCCTGGCAGACGGGATCGGCGACACCATGCGCGTCTCCCTGACCGGCGATCCGGTGGATGAGGTGCGGGTCGGTTTCGAGATATTGAAGGCGCTCGGGATAAGGCAGCGTGGGATCAACTTCGTTTCCTGCCCTACCTGTGGCCGCTGTCAGATCAACCTCATTCATGTGGCCGAAGAGGTGGAAAAGAGATTGAGGGGCATCGACAAACCGCTCACCGTGGCGGTAATGGGGTGCGTGGTCAACGGCCCCGGCGAGGCCCGCGAGGCTGATGTGGGAATTGCCGGCGGCAAGGGGGAGGGGTTACTCTTCCGTCATGGTGAGATCGTCCGCAAGGTGCCGGAGAATGAACTGGCCGACGCCCTGGTGGCTGAGGTTTTAGAGGCAGTGAAGGGTGAATGA
- a CDS encoding HD domain-containing phosphohydrolase, producing MGIRLKLSLITFLLVTIVILVSSVIVMSIMDTFLLGELVKRGLSLSRWAANAAGYSILARDRLSVDNLVAKIKERQVDIIHVAVVGRNGMVTAHSELVKSGTRYAPQVGVVLHSDADGSLVSRVNRDGRVSYEFSTPIKFAGNEIGHFYLGIDAAALTRAQLDARRKVASASAVILFLAVVGAFFIARFFTTPIKQLTEGVSRLKSGSYHGAIRVNQRDELGELTSNFNDMAQVILCQQEKLEEYARGLEESYMATVKILATSIDARDDYTLQHSTRVAALSLMLGEEMGLGIEELRDLEVAALVHDLGKIRIPDHILKKAGPLDECEFQLVKQHSRDGADILSHSRALHRFIPAVLYHHEWYNGQGYPEGLSGEHIPLFASIISIADAYDAMTTSRPYRKGLPAETAIREISRHRGSQFDPHLADLFVASLGRWDNALPHLVLEVPV from the coding sequence GTGGGGATCAGGCTCAAGCTGTCTCTCATAACCTTTCTGCTCGTGACCATCGTTATCCTCGTATCATCGGTTATCGTCATGAGCATCATGGATACTTTTCTACTGGGAGAACTTGTCAAGCGCGGCTTGTCCTTGTCGAGATGGGCCGCCAATGCCGCCGGCTACAGCATACTTGCCCGCGACCGTCTTTCCGTTGACAATCTGGTCGCCAAAATCAAAGAGCGCCAGGTTGACATCATCCATGTGGCTGTTGTTGGCCGCAACGGTATGGTCACGGCGCATAGCGAACTGGTGAAAAGCGGGACAAGATATGCACCTCAGGTAGGAGTAGTGCTCCACAGTGACGCCGATGGTTCCCTGGTTTCCAGGGTAAACAGGGATGGGAGAGTTTCCTACGAATTCAGCACCCCCATCAAGTTCGCAGGCAATGAAATCGGCCATTTTTACCTTGGTATCGACGCTGCGGCTCTGACCAGAGCCCAACTTGATGCGCGACGTAAAGTGGCGTCCGCTTCCGCAGTGATTTTGTTCCTGGCGGTGGTGGGAGCCTTTTTCATTGCCCGCTTCTTCACTACGCCGATCAAGCAGCTGACCGAGGGAGTTTCACGTTTGAAATCCGGTAGTTATCATGGGGCGATCAGGGTTAATCAGCGTGACGAACTTGGTGAACTTACCAGTAACTTCAACGACATGGCGCAGGTTATTCTGTGCCAGCAGGAAAAACTTGAAGAGTATGCACGTGGACTGGAGGAATCATATATGGCTACGGTAAAAATTCTGGCGACTTCCATCGATGCACGAGACGATTATACCCTGCAACATTCGACCCGGGTTGCAGCCCTGTCACTCATGCTCGGCGAGGAAATGGGGCTCGGCATAGAAGAACTGCGTGATCTCGAAGTGGCTGCCCTGGTGCATGATCTGGGAAAAATCCGCATACCCGATCATATTCTGAAGAAGGCCGGACCGTTGGATGAGTGTGAGTTTCAATTAGTCAAGCAGCACTCCCGGGACGGAGCAGACATCCTCAGTCACTCCCGGGCACTGCACAGATTCATTCCAGCTGTCCTTTACCATCACGAATGGTACAACGGTCAGGGATACCCCGAGGGACTAAGCGGAGAGCATATCCCGCTCTTTGCTTCGATCATCTCCATTGCCGATGCCTACGATGCCATGACCACATCTCGGCCTTACCGTAAGGGTCTTCCTGCAGAAACGGCAATCCGGGAAATTAGCCGGCATCGAGGTTCACAGTTCGATCCCCACCTTGCCGATCTTTTTGTCGCATCTCTGGGAAGATGGGATAACGCATTGCCGCACCTGGTTCTTGAGGTGCCGGTATGA
- a CDS encoding outer membrane protein assembly factor BamD gives MRGTCGPIILLLALTGMVSCSSQDKVLVDSADEKLQQTPPSRNNYQQASPLRKKVASLLEKRNYRRAIELMGDRNQLNRPVAGMEKEYILAVNGLLDAGEVALNRGDYAVAGHAFKWVLDAYPAEPSLRRKIRWNPKKAKTCMETCSNRLMDQGLREYRHGNLESAIRTWKGIIAFNAGHKEARKAIETATIQMRSLQNLDTVVSKGGNQPRSLDKAESRPLTR, from the coding sequence ATGAGAGGGACGTGCGGGCCGATTATCCTCCTGCTGGCACTCACGGGGATGGTTTCGTGTTCCAGCCAGGATAAAGTCCTCGTGGATTCCGCAGATGAAAAACTTCAGCAAACACCCCCTTCGAGAAATAATTACCAACAGGCATCCCCACTGCGAAAAAAGGTTGCATCTCTTCTGGAAAAAAGAAATTACAGGCGCGCCATTGAGCTCATGGGCGATAGAAATCAGTTAAACCGCCCTGTTGCCGGGATGGAAAAGGAGTATATCCTTGCAGTCAACGGGCTGCTTGATGCAGGGGAGGTAGCTCTCAACCGTGGTGATTATGCGGTTGCCGGACATGCTTTCAAGTGGGTGCTTGATGCATATCCTGCTGAGCCTTCGCTACGGAGAAAGATACGGTGGAACCCAAAAAAAGCAAAAACGTGCATGGAAACCTGTTCGAACAGGTTGATGGATCAAGGGCTTCGGGAATACCGCCATGGAAACCTGGAAAGCGCCATCAGGACGTGGAAGGGAATTATCGCTTTTAATGCCGGTCACAAGGAGGCGCGAAAGGCAATTGAAACTGCGACGATTCAAATGCGTTCGCTTCAGAATCTGGATACCGTTGTCAGCAAGGGGGGCAACCAACCAAGGTCTTTGGATAAAGCCGAGAGCAGACCTCTGACGCGATAG
- a CDS encoding NAD(P)-dependent oxidoreductase, with amino-acid sequence MLRKIGFIGLGTVGRHMAANLTKSDYDLTVYDDDAEPLNDLVKLGAKAAATPSEAAKGKDMVIVILPESHGLETFVFGKDGVLEGLDPGTILVDMGTHSLETTLKLADEAIKRRVMFLEAPVWGTKEHAANGLVTILAGGDPSLLGRCREAFSYFGLNIIHIGKIGDATKMKFIVNLVQAELMQSLAEGIVFGEKLGFNADKILEVLDSGGVASPLFHSKGRSIARGDFSRNLALKYVHEQLLLVMDAAKKVNLDLPGVEVACKLYEQAVKDGRGEEDYSAVVKVLRK; translated from the coding sequence ATGTTGAGAAAGATCGGTTTTATAGGTTTGGGTACTGTCGGCAGACACATGGCTGCCAATCTGACCAAGTCAGATTATGATCTAACAGTTTATGACGACGATGCGGAACCGTTAAACGACCTGGTAAAGCTTGGTGCCAAAGCGGCCGCAACACCCAGCGAGGCTGCCAAAGGGAAGGATATGGTTATTGTCATCCTTCCTGAAAGCCATGGGCTTGAAACCTTCGTTTTCGGTAAGGACGGTGTTCTGGAAGGGCTTGATCCCGGTACCATCCTGGTGGATATGGGAACCCATTCGCTGGAAACGACTTTAAAACTGGCTGACGAGGCGATCAAGCGCCGGGTAATGTTTCTGGAAGCGCCGGTATGGGGAACAAAAGAGCATGCCGCCAACGGCCTCGTGACGATTCTTGCCGGCGGAGATCCTTCCCTGCTTGGGCGTTGCCGGGAGGCTTTCTCATATTTCGGCCTCAATATCATCCATATCGGCAAAATCGGCGACGCAACCAAAATGAAGTTCATCGTCAATCTGGTTCAGGCTGAACTGATGCAGTCCCTGGCTGAAGGAATCGTTTTCGGTGAAAAACTTGGTTTTAACGCAGATAAGATACTCGAGGTTCTCGATTCCGGCGGTGTCGCTTCACCGCTTTTCCATTCCAAGGGGCGCAGTATCGCCAGGGGGGATTTCTCCCGCAATCTGGCCCTCAAGTATGTTCACGAGCAACTGCTGCTGGTGATGGATGCCGCGAAAAAGGTCAATCTGGACCTTCCCGGTGTGGAGGTGGCGTGCAAGTTGTATGAGCAGGCGGTCAAGGACGGCCGCGGCGAAGAGGATTACTCGGCAGTGGTGAAGGTGCTCCGCAAGTAG
- the gdhA gene encoding NADP-specific glutamate dehydrogenase yields MSPQIDEKVEPIFQEVLKRNPGEGEFHQAVREVLESLGPVLVKHPEFCERKIIQRICEPERQIIFRVPWQDDNGAVHINRGFRVEFNSSLGPFKGGLRFHPSVYLGIIKFLGFEQIFKNSLTGLPIGGGKGGSDFDPKGKSDNEIMRFCQSFMTELYRHLGEHTDVPAGDIGVGGREIGYMFGQYKRITNRYEPGVLTGKGLDWGGSLVRTEATGYGATFFVDEMLKVRKDSFDGKTCVVSGSGNVAIYTIEKINQLGGKVVACSDSNGYIYDEQGIDLQLVKQLKEVERRRISAYPDAHKHAKYVAGGNIWDIPCQVAMPSATQNEINGNDAARLVKNGCIAVGEGANMPTTPEGVKVFLDAKISYGPGKAANAGGVATSALEMQQNACRDAWTFEYTEKRLAEIMKNIHNLCYETAEEYGTPGNYVNGANIAGFIKVAKAMVAHGLI; encoded by the coding sequence ATGTCACCACAGATTGATGAAAAAGTAGAACCGATTTTTCAGGAAGTACTCAAGCGTAATCCCGGAGAAGGCGAGTTTCACCAAGCGGTCCGTGAGGTGCTGGAATCACTTGGACCGGTGCTGGTCAAGCACCCCGAGTTCTGCGAAAGAAAGATCATCCAGCGGATATGCGAGCCGGAACGGCAGATTATCTTCCGGGTGCCCTGGCAGGATGACAACGGCGCGGTACATATCAACCGCGGCTTCCGTGTGGAATTCAACAGCTCGCTGGGTCCTTTTAAAGGCGGTTTGCGTTTTCATCCCTCGGTTTACCTGGGGATCATCAAATTCCTCGGTTTTGAGCAGATTTTCAAAAACTCACTGACCGGTCTTCCCATCGGCGGCGGCAAGGGGGGCTCGGACTTCGACCCTAAAGGCAAGTCCGACAATGAGATCATGCGTTTCTGTCAAAGCTTCATGACGGAACTGTATCGGCATCTGGGAGAGCATACCGATGTGCCTGCCGGCGATATCGGTGTGGGCGGCAGGGAAATCGGCTACATGTTCGGACAGTACAAGCGGATCACCAATCGCTATGAACCGGGCGTTCTGACCGGCAAGGGGCTTGATTGGGGCGGGTCGCTGGTACGTACGGAGGCGACCGGCTACGGTGCGACGTTCTTTGTCGACGAGATGCTGAAGGTGCGTAAGGATTCTTTCGATGGGAAAACCTGTGTAGTTTCCGGTTCAGGCAACGTGGCAATCTACACCATCGAGAAGATCAACCAGTTGGGTGGCAAGGTGGTGGCCTGCTCCGATTCCAACGGCTATATCTATGATGAGCAGGGGATCGATCTCCAACTTGTCAAGCAACTGAAAGAGGTTGAGCGCCGTCGCATCAGCGCTTATCCGGATGCGCACAAGCATGCCAAATATGTTGCAGGCGGCAACATTTGGGATATCCCCTGTCAGGTTGCCATGCCATCAGCAACCCAGAACGAAATTAACGGCAATGATGCCGCAAGGCTTGTCAAAAACGGCTGCATTGCCGTTGGCGAAGGTGCGAACATGCCGACGACCCCGGAGGGGGTCAAGGTATTTCTCGATGCGAAGATCTCCTACGGTCCGGGCAAGGCTGCCAATGCCGGCGGTGTTGCCACCTCGGCACTGGAGATGCAGCAAAATGCCTGTCGCGATGCGTGGACCTTCGAGTACACCGAGAAGCGTCTGGCGGAGATCATGAAAAACATTCACAACCTCTGCTACGAAACAGCCGAAGAATACGGCACGCCGGGCAACTACGTGAACGGAGCCAATATCGCCGGTTTCATAAAAGTTGCCAAGGCTATGGTTGCGCACGGTCTTATTTAA